From Cellvibrio zantedeschiae, the proteins below share one genomic window:
- the ligD gene encoding DNA ligase D, protein MASALSEYNRKRNFKLTSEPAGDLTKSKGKKTAHALKFVIQKHDARRLHYDFRLEIDGTLKSWAIPKGPSLDPKEKRLAVHVEDHPLSYASFEGSIPHGQYGGGDVIVWDQGIWQPYDDPVEAHKNGKLKFTLIGEKLAGDWTLVRTNLRGNGDKEQWLLIKERDESARPAEEYDVVTALPQSVVSGALIKKSKSESLSKSAPIEKKSIKKTPIGLASESINSFSKSAKNTEANKKSKKIVLPEFLSPELATLVSEPPSGDWHYEIKFDGYRILARIQKGKVNLFTRNGHDWTHKLPLQAEAIAALGLEDSWLDGEVVVLDDSGLPSFQALQNAFELGKSKDILYYFFDAPFLNGRDLREEPLETRRAELEAIIPAPRKSPLRFSSAFMLDHQNILASACAMSLEGIIGKRAGSPYVSKRSGDWIKLKCRLRQEFVIVGYTKPQGSRSGFGALLVAVHETMGKPELRYAGRIGTGFDRKGLEQLYDTMKKLERDSTPLSHKLQSSQMRGVQWVEPKLICEAEFAQWTSEGILRQAAFVALRTDKPVRDIIREQARLPSDLPPPEKIKKSMTGNNSAPIEKIIGKHTSNASQTKQKKSVGDNQVFNIKITHPDRIVDPDSKSTKKDVAVFYNEISNWILPHLNDRPVSLLRVPEGIDGEQFFQKHVQHLSIPNIKQLDRALDPGHAALMEIDSTEALVGAVQMGTIELHTWGAKVDHIETPDRITLDLDPDPALPWRSMIEATRLTLAVLDELKLDAFLKTTGGKGIHIVIPLKPDAEWEYVKEFSKAIAQFMSRQIPERFVAKMGPKNRIGKIFIDYLRNQRGASAVSAYSVRARSGLPVSVPITKDELMKLTSSAQWNIGNLHQRLERLKTDPWEDYKNSQTITQAMWKKLDANRP, encoded by the coding sequence ATGGCTAGCGCATTGAGCGAATATAATCGCAAACGCAATTTTAAATTAACCTCGGAACCCGCTGGCGATCTAACTAAAAGTAAAGGAAAAAAAACCGCACACGCCCTGAAATTTGTGATTCAAAAACATGATGCTCGCCGTTTGCATTATGATTTTCGCTTGGAAATTGACGGCACATTGAAAAGTTGGGCAATTCCGAAAGGCCCAAGTCTTGATCCCAAAGAAAAGCGTTTGGCCGTCCATGTAGAAGATCATCCCCTAAGTTACGCTTCATTTGAAGGCTCTATTCCACACGGCCAATATGGTGGTGGGGATGTCATAGTATGGGATCAAGGCATTTGGCAACCGTACGATGATCCAGTCGAGGCACATAAAAACGGCAAACTAAAATTTACGCTTATAGGTGAAAAACTTGCCGGAGATTGGACGTTGGTGCGCACTAATTTGCGCGGTAACGGTGATAAGGAACAGTGGTTGCTGATTAAAGAGCGCGATGAAAGTGCACGTCCTGCTGAGGAATATGATGTTGTAACTGCGCTTCCGCAAAGCGTGGTTAGCGGTGCATTGATTAAAAAATCAAAAAGCGAAAGCCTATCCAAATCTGCACCAATTGAAAAAAAATCTATCAAAAAAACGCCTATAGGCCTTGCCAGTGAATCTATAAACTCATTTAGCAAATCCGCAAAAAATACAGAGGCTAATAAAAAAAGTAAAAAAATAGTCTTGCCTGAATTTCTATCTCCCGAGTTAGCCACTTTAGTCAGCGAGCCACCTTCCGGTGATTGGCATTACGAAATAAAGTTTGATGGTTACCGCATTCTTGCCCGAATACAAAAAGGCAAAGTTAATTTGTTTACTCGCAATGGTCACGATTGGACCCATAAGCTTCCGCTGCAAGCAGAAGCCATAGCAGCGCTTGGGCTTGAAGATTCCTGGCTTGATGGTGAGGTGGTGGTACTGGATGATTCTGGCCTGCCAAGTTTTCAAGCACTGCAAAATGCATTTGAATTAGGCAAAAGTAAAGATATTTTGTACTACTTTTTCGACGCGCCTTTTTTAAACGGTAGAGATTTACGCGAAGAACCGCTTGAAACCCGCCGAGCTGAACTTGAAGCTATTATTCCTGCCCCACGTAAAAGCCCATTGCGCTTTTCATCTGCATTTATGCTAGATCACCAAAATATACTGGCCAGTGCCTGTGCTATGTCGTTGGAGGGAATTATTGGCAAACGTGCCGGTAGTCCTTATGTCAGCAAGCGTAGCGGTGATTGGATTAAACTTAAATGCAGATTACGGCAAGAATTTGTCATCGTTGGATATACAAAGCCCCAAGGCTCGCGCTCAGGTTTTGGAGCATTGCTGGTAGCGGTACACGAAACTATGGGTAAACCTGAATTGCGTTATGCGGGGCGTATAGGGACTGGTTTCGATAGAAAAGGATTAGAGCAGCTATACGACACCATGAAAAAGTTGGAGCGTGACTCAACGCCCTTATCGCATAAATTGCAAAGCTCCCAAATGCGTGGCGTGCAGTGGGTAGAGCCAAAGTTAATTTGCGAAGCTGAGTTTGCGCAATGGACGAGCGAGGGAATTTTAAGGCAAGCGGCATTTGTTGCATTGCGAACCGACAAACCCGTGCGCGATATTATTCGTGAGCAAGCCCGTTTGCCAAGTGATCTACCTCCGCCCGAAAAAATAAAAAAATCTATGACTGGAAATAATAGTGCGCCCATCGAAAAAATTATTGGTAAACACACCTCTAATGCTAGTCAAACCAAGCAAAAGAAATCAGTGGGAGATAATCAGGTTTTCAACATTAAAATTACTCACCCTGACAGAATAGTTGATCCTGATTCCAAATCGACCAAAAAAGATGTGGCGGTGTTTTATAACGAAATTTCCAATTGGATTCTGCCGCATCTAAATGATCGCCCCGTTTCCCTTTTACGTGTTCCCGAAGGGATAGACGGCGAGCAATTTTTTCAAAAGCATGTGCAGCATCTAAGCATTCCCAATATCAAGCAGTTGGATAGGGCACTTGACCCCGGGCACGCTGCGCTCATGGAGATTGATAGCACCGAAGCTCTGGTTGGCGCCGTACAAATGGGTACTATTGAACTTCATACCTGGGGGGCGAAAGTCGATCATATTGAAACGCCTGATCGCATAACGCTTGATCTCGATCCTGACCCCGCATTGCCCTGGCGCAGCATGATTGAAGCAACTCGTCTTACCTTGGCGGTGCTTGACGAATTAAAGTTGGATGCGTTTTTAAAAACTACCGGGGGCAAAGGTATTCATATTGTTATTCCGCTAAAGCCTGATGCGGAATGGGAATATGTAAAAGAGTTTTCCAAGGCAATTGCGCAATTTATGAGTCGCCAGATCCCGGAGCGTTTTGTTGCAAAAATGGGCCCTAAAAATCGCATTGGAAAAATATTTATCGATTATTTGCGGAACCAGCGCGGTGCGAGTGCAGTATCAGCATACTCAGTGCGTGCCCGCAGCGGTTTACCTGTGTCAGTGCCAATAACAAAAGATGAGTTAATGAAATTAACTTCATCCGCACAGTGGAACATAGGAAATTTGCACCAGCGTCTCGAACGATTAAAA
- the ku gene encoding non-homologous end joining protein Ku, whose protein sequence is MARVIWKGAISFGLVHIPVALQSATESQSIDFDWLDERSMEPVGYKRINKVTGKEIAPEHVVKGIEYEKGRYVILSEEEIKTAHPASTQTIDIFSFIDSDQIPLTNIDTPYYLAPDKRGEKVYALLRETLTDTNKVALAYVILHTRQHLAALMPIDSALVLILLRWPTEVRSLDSIALTKTTTEASLTKSEKEMAKRLVSDMAGKWEPEEYRDSFHEKIMELVETKARNGEIENVETDIGETERKSADIIDLTELLKRSLRGKAETKSSKSEESKSVSASKPKAKPEAKAKKKTGASSGKSTQGKSPSAKTVRAKSAR, encoded by the coding sequence ATGGCGCGTGTTATCTGGAAAGGGGCGATCAGTTTTGGATTGGTGCATATTCCTGTGGCGCTGCAATCTGCTACAGAATCACAATCGATAGATTTTGATTGGCTTGATGAACGTTCTATGGAGCCAGTTGGCTACAAACGTATTAACAAGGTCACCGGCAAGGAGATTGCTCCAGAACATGTCGTTAAAGGCATTGAGTACGAAAAAGGGCGCTATGTTATTTTAAGCGAAGAAGAAATTAAAACTGCTCATCCTGCGTCAACCCAAACTATTGATATTTTTTCCTTCATCGACAGCGACCAAATTCCTCTCACCAATATCGATACTCCTTATTACCTTGCGCCTGATAAACGTGGCGAAAAAGTCTATGCGTTACTGCGTGAAACTTTAACCGATACGAATAAGGTCGCTCTTGCGTACGTTATCTTGCACACTCGGCAACACTTGGCTGCTCTTATGCCAATAGATTCTGCGCTGGTCTTGATTTTATTGCGATGGCCTACTGAGGTGCGGAGTTTAGATAGCATAGCCCTAACCAAAACCACTACTGAAGCGAGCTTGACGAAAAGTGAAAAAGAAATGGCGAAGCGGCTGGTCAGTGACATGGCAGGAAAATGGGAGCCTGAAGAGTATCGCGATAGCTTTCACGAAAAAATTATGGAGTTGGTTGAAACCAAAGCGCGTAATGGCGAGATCGAAAATGTGGAAACTGATATTGGCGAAACAGAACGTAAGAGTGCAGATATTATTGATTTAACCGAACTCTTAAAACGCAGTTTGCGTGGCAAAGCAGAAACCAAGTCCTCAAAAAGTGAGGAGTCCAAGTCAGTGTCGGCAAGCAAACCAAAAGCCAAGCCTGAAGCTAAGGCAAAGAAAAAAACTGGCGCTTCTTCTGGAAAATCAACGCAGGGTAAGTCTCCCTCAGCAAAAACAGTTCGGGCAAAATCAGCGAGGTAA
- a CDS encoding KGG domain-containing protein has translation MSPQNEGKGFASNSKLASEAGKKGGKASSKTTSKQGGSSKGGQKS, from the coding sequence ATGAGTCCACAAAACGAAGGTAAGGGTTTTGCTAGCAATTCAAAGTTGGCTTCAGAGGCTGGAAAAAAGGGCGGTAAAGCAAGTTCTAAAACCACCTCCAAGCAAGGCGGAAGCTCAAAAGGCGGACAAAAGTCCTAA
- a CDS encoding DUF4142 domain-containing protein, translated as MTKLFLTSAFLFSLGALCNTAMAKDTIEPAKFVDEASAGGVAEIETSKLALQKSTSPAVKTFAQEMINDHTAANKELSAIAAKKNLKVSTEAELANKAKALILKQRDGESFDEAYAKNQVKAHKDTIELFNKAAVSPDVELASFAVATLPKLEHHLHSAEALAKTYEKK; from the coding sequence ATGACGAAACTTTTTTTAACCAGCGCATTTCTATTTAGCCTTGGCGCCCTATGCAACACCGCAATGGCAAAAGACACTATTGAGCCAGCAAAATTTGTAGACGAAGCTTCTGCCGGAGGCGTTGCCGAAATTGAAACAAGTAAACTTGCTTTGCAAAAATCGACCTCACCAGCGGTGAAAACTTTTGCACAAGAGATGATTAACGACCACACCGCAGCAAATAAAGAGCTGTCAGCCATTGCTGCCAAGAAAAACTTGAAGGTTTCAACCGAAGCCGAATTGGCTAACAAAGCTAAAGCGCTGATTCTTAAACAACGTGATGGTGAATCTTTTGACGAAGCCTATGCAAAAAACCAGGTAAAAGCGCACAAAGATACAATCGAGCTTTTCAACAAAGCTGCGGTGTCACCTGATGTTGAGCTTGCCAGTTTTGCAGTAGCAACTTTGCCTAAATTAGAACACCACCTCCACTCTGCCGAAGCTCTGGCAAAAACCTACGAAAAGAAATAA
- a CDS encoding Rho termination factor N-terminal domain-containing protein codes for MPQGSKAKYTEAQKKKAEHIEQSYEQKGVSEKRAESIAWATVNKQSGGGEKSGSGKTKPESQKAAARKDSAQKAASTKHKKLESGSLESNTKQELLAKARSKNIPNRSSMNKTELILALRKPS; via the coding sequence ATGCCACAAGGTAGTAAAGCCAAATACACCGAAGCCCAGAAGAAAAAAGCTGAGCATATTGAACAGAGTTATGAGCAAAAAGGTGTATCGGAAAAGCGCGCCGAGTCCATTGCTTGGGCAACAGTTAACAAACAATCTGGTGGCGGGGAAAAATCCGGATCTGGAAAAACAAAGCCTGAAAGCCAAAAGGCCGCGGCGAGAAAAGACTCTGCACAAAAAGCTGCCTCAACAAAACATAAAAAATTAGAATCCGGGTCGCTTGAGTCGAATACAAAGCAAGAATTGCTCGCTAAAGCTCGCTCAAAAAACATTCCAAATCGCTCATCCATGAATAAAACAGAATTAATTCTCGCATTGCGTAAACCATCCTAA